A genomic region of Sander lucioperca isolate FBNREF2018 chromosome 6, SLUC_FBN_1.2, whole genome shotgun sequence contains the following coding sequences:
- the LOC116041520 gene encoding cAMP-dependent protein kinase type II-alpha regulatory subunit-like — protein MSKQQQQISPMKNFFAGGFGGICLVFAGHPLDTIKVRLQTQPKPKPGESLLYAGTIDCCKKTLAKEGVKGLYRGMAAPIIGVTPMFAVCFFGFGLGKKLQQRTPDDILTYPQLFAAGMLSGVFTTAIMAPGERIKCLLQIQAASGEVKYAGPMDCVKQLYREFGIRGIYKGTALTLMRDVPASGMYFTSYEWLKNLLTPAGKSHSELSIPSVLFAGGMAGIFNWAVAIPADVLKSRFQTAPEGKYPNGFREVLRELIREEGVGSLYKGFNAVMLRAFPANAACFLGFELAMKFLNWLAPDLWTMSNVEIPAGLKELLQGYTVEVLRRRPPNLVEFAVQHFTQILQGQRNDQKAKKHSAKPACKGVTFETKSNKPKKDDEEEEEEDEEDTVKSTTSKYNRRVSVCAEAYNPDDDEDDDAEPRVVYPKTDEQRRRLQDACKDILLFKTLEQEQFSEVLDGMFEVLVKPQEHIIDQGDDGDNFYVIERGVYDICLQKDGVSVCVGKYDNKGSFGELALMYNTPRAATIIATQEGALWGLDRATFHRLIVRNNAKKRRMYEAFIECVPLLKSLELSERMKIVDVLGAHVFKDGERLIMQGEEADCFYIVESGEVKIMIKSKTKAGQQDNIEVEVARYSRGQYFGELALVTNKPRAASVYAVGETKCLVIDIQAFERLLGPCMDIMKRNISQYEDQLVALFGSSVDLKH, from the exons ATGtccaaacagcagcagcagatcagTCCGATGAAGAACTTCTTCGCCGGAGGATTTGGTGGCATATGTCTCGTCTTCGCAGGACATCCACTCGACACCATTAAG gTGCGTCTGCAGACTCAGCCCAAACCCAAACCTGGAGAGAGCCTCCTGTATGCTGGGACCATTGATTGTTGTAAAAAGACCTTAGCCAAAGAG GGTGTTAAAGGGCTCTATAGAGGCATGGCGGCCCCGATCATCGGCGTCACACCCATGTTTGCTGTGTGTTTCTTTGGATTTGGACTGGGCAAGAAACTACAACAGAGAACCCCTGATGATATTCTTAC GTATCCACAGCTGTTTGCTGCAGGGATGTTGTCTGGTGTGTTCACCACGGCCATCATGGCTCCTGGAGAGCGCATCAAATGCCTCCTGCAG aTCCAGGCAGCGTCGGGAGAGGTGAAGTATGCAGGTCCTATGGACTGTGTCAAACAGCTGTACAGAGAGTTTGGCATCAGAGGAATCTACAAAGGCACCGCTCTGACTCTCATGAGAG ATGTTCCAGCAAGTGGGATGTACTTCACCTCCTACGAGTGGTTGAAGAACCTCCTTACACCAGCAGGAAAAAG CCATAGCGAGCTCAGCATTCCCAGTGTGCTGTTTGCTGGGGGGATGGCCGGGATCTTTAACTGGGCGGTCGCAATTCCAGCCGACGTACTCAAGTCTCGTTTCCAAACAG CTCCTGAAGGAAAATATCCCAACGGTTTTCGGGAGGTTCTGCGGGAGCTGATCAGAGAGGAGGGCGTGGGCTCTCTGTATAAGGGCTTCAATGCTGTCATGCTTAGAGCTTTTCCTGCAAACGCA GCTTGTTTCTTAGGATTTGAGCTCGCAATGAAGTTCCTGAACTGGTTAGCACCCGACCT CTGGACGATGAGTAATGTGGAGATACCAGCTGGTTTGAAAGAGCTGCTGCAGGGATACACTGTGGAGGTGCTTCGCCGCAGGCCGCCAAATTTGGTTGAATTTGCAGTGCAGCATTTTACACAAATTCTGCAGGGCCAAAGAAACGACCAAAAAGCCAAGAAACACAGCGCCAAACCTGCATGTAAAGGAGTGACCTTTGAAACAAAGTCAAATAAGCCCAAAAaggatgatgaagaggaggaggaggaggatgaggaagacACTGTTA agtCCACCACCAGTAAATACAATCGCAGAGTTTCAG TTTGTGCAGAGGCGTACAACCCTGATGACGATGAGGACGACGACGCAGAGCCTCGAGTTGTGTATCCCAAAACGGACGAGCAGCGTCGCAGACTTCAGGATGCATGCAAAGACATTTTACTGTTTAAAACCCTGGAGCAG GAGCAGTTCTCTGAGGTTTTGGACGGCATGTTCGAAGTGTTGGTCAAACCTCAGGAGCACATCATAGACCAAGGAGACGATGGAGATAATTTCTATGTCATAGAGAG GGGTGTGTATGATATTTGTTTGCAGAAAGACggagtgagtgtgtgcgtcGGAAAGTATGACAATAAGGGCAGTTTTGGTGAGCTGGCTCTCATGTACAACACGCCGCGGGCTGCCACAATCATTGCAACACAGGAAGGTGCCCTGTGGGGCCTG GATCGAGCCACATTTCACAGACTAATTGTTAGAAATAATGcgaagaagaggaggatgtATGAGGCCTTCATCGAGTGTGTTCCTCTTCTGAAGTCTCTTGAG CTCTCTGAGAGAATGAAGATTGTAGATGTTTTGGGAGCACATGTGTTCAAAGATGGAGAGCGcttaataatgcag GGGGAGGAGGCCGACTGTTTCTACATTGTGGAATCAGGAGAGGTGAAGATAATGATAAAAAGCAAA ACGAAGGCAGGCCAGCAGGATAACATAGAGGTCGAGGTGGCTCGCTACTCTAGAGGGCAGTATTTTGGGGAGCTGGCACTGGTCACCAACAAACCTCGTGCAGCATCAGTTTACGCTGTGGGAGAAACCAAATGTTTAG TTATTGACATCCAGGCTTTTGAGCGTTTGCTGGGACCCTGTATGGACATCATGAAGAGGAATATTTCCCAGTATGAAGACCAGTTGGTGGCACTTTTTGGCTCCAGTGTAGATTTAAAACACTAG
- the LOC116041561 gene encoding NCK-interacting protein with SH3 domain has product MYRSLYAFRSAEPNSLHFAAGEGFLILERSNKHWWLGSRCSSGETGYIPSSYIEKIQAPEQDDVLQSIDRAIEGIHNVALKNGGKYNLEQRDVLQKLIHHRKETLARRSSSSSSGHKQGLPSSSSEISLSQTPPPPNGLNQDYGRQGSVPLSGSVDNIQAEQGFYQVPPQPRRAAPITPPPPEKQRNSRRPAEPEVPSRVSSLPPSPALSLSISTTSLESGSSHSPVSSDVSLPSVSSTPPPPVPSRVKLTALPPDVLPSDSAPQPAPAKKSPAPQPPPSQPTVEEQPESEWPVAPPSIAESPPGSPTTPEPVPTTIGGELIELVRKNTGLSYELSRVAVGVVVGHLQTALPQASSDLEQVLLSLVERKDLSAALPQGQVCHDEQRLEVIFSDLARHRDDSQQRSWALHEDHALIACYLEELLKILTDADPEVCKRMCKANHYENVLSLVSYYQMEHRVSLRLLLLKVFGAMCSLDASLISTLVNSILPMELARDLQTDTQEHQKMCYTALVLTMIFSMGEQVPYHHYEHLNADFVQFLLGVVEDGLSSDPTEQLPDIFLNLLLAFNLHHTAPGSNVIMQELKKKNVKILSEKMLLLLNRGDDPVCMFKHAPPAPHSVLKFLQDVFASRETADIFYRTDMMVMIDIAVRQISDLSPGDKLRMEYLSLMHSIIRSTDYLEHQHRLSDLQGVLQRILREEEDPGEDEGSATVKQMDKLIVQQIYKEFPQICQNQD; this is encoded by the exons GCTCCAGAGCAGGATGATGTGTTGCAGTCTATTGACAGAGCAATCGAAGGAATCCACAATGTGGCCTTAAAAAATGGAGGCAAATACAATCTGGAACAGAGAGACGTTCTACA AAAGTTGATCCATCACAGAAAGGAGACGCTTGCACGACGAAGTTCCTCGTCGTCCTCCGGTCACAAACAAGGCCTCCCATCTTCCAGCAGCGAAATATCTCTCAGTCAAACTCCTCCTCCACCCAATGGCCTTAACCAAGACTACGGACGACAGGGGAGCGTGCCGCTATCAGGAAGCGTGGACAATATACAGGCAGAACAGGGCTTTTATCAG GTGCCTCCTCAACCTAGACGTGCGGCTCCGATTACCCCACCTCCCCCTGAGAAACAGCGAAACAGCCGGCGTCCAG CCGAGCCGGAGGTCCCCTCCAGAGTgtcctctctccctccgtcccctgctctctcgctctcgatCAGCACCACCTCTTTAGAGTCTGGCTCCTCCCACTCACCGGTCtcctctgatgtcagcttgccAAGTGTTTCCagcaccccccctcctcctgtGCCTTCCCGTGTGAAGCTCACTGCACTGCCTCCAGACGTGCTTCCCTCTGACTCTGCTCCTCAGCCAGCTCCTGCAAAGAAGAGCCCGGCTCCACAGCCTCCTCCTTCACAGCCCACTGTGGAGGAGCAGCCGGAAAGTGAATGGCCTGTTGCCCCCCCGTCTATCGCTGAAAGCCCTCCTGGCAGCCCCACTACCCCTGAGCCAGTTCCCACGACTATCGGGGGCGAACTGATCGAGTTGGTACGGAAGAACACAGGCTTGAGTTACGAGCTGTCGCGGGTCGCTGTTGGCGTGGTGGTTGGCCATCTGCAGACGGCCTTGCCTCAAGCCTCCTCTGATTTGGAGCAAGTTCTCCTCTCGCTGGTGGAGAGGAAG gATTTGAGTGCAGCGCTGCCGCAGGGTCAGGTGTGTCACGATGAACAGAGGCTGGAGGTGATCTTCAGCGACCTCGCCCGTCACCGGGACGATTCTCAGCAGCGTAGCTGGGCGCTTCATGAGGACCACGCTCTCATCGCCTGCTACCTCGAGGAGCTGCTGAAGATACTG ACTGATGCAGATCCAGAGGTGTGTAAGAGGATGTGCAAGGCCAACCACTATGAGAATGTGCTGTCTCTGGTTTCATATTATCAGATG GAGCATCGTGTGTCTttgcggctgctgctgctcaaaGTGTTTGGGGCGATGTGCAGCCTGGATGCTTCTCTCATCTCCACCCTCGTCAACTCCATCCTCCCGATGGAGCTGGCCAGGGACTTACAGACTGACACACAAG AGCACCAGAAGATGTGTTACACAGCTTTGGTACTTACTATGATCTTCTCAATGGGCGAACAGGTGCCATATCATCACTACG AACACTTGAATGCTGACTTTGTTCAGTTTCTGCTGGGTGTGGTGGAGGACGGGCTTTCCTCTGATCCCACAGAGCAGCTGCCTGACATCTTCCTGAACCTCCTGCTGGCCTTCAACCTGCACCACACAG CACCCGGCAGCAATGTGATCATGCAGGAgctgaagaagaaaaatgtcaaGATCCTGTCAGAGAAAATGCTGCTGCTTCTGAACAGAGGCG ACGACcctgtgtgtatgttcaaacaTGCCCCGCCTGCACCGCACTCAGTGCTCAAGTTTCTGCAGGATGTTTTCGCCAGCCGAGAGACCGCTGACATCTTCTACCGCACTGACATGATGGTGATGATTGACATCGCCGTTCGACAAATATCTGACCTTTCACCTGGAGACAAG CTGAGGATGGAGTATCTCTCCCTCATGCACTCCATAATACGCTCGACGGACTACCTCGAGCACCAGCACCGCCTGTCTGACCTGCAGGGGGTGCTGCAGAGGATTCTCAGGGAGGAGGAAGATCCAGGAGAGGATGAAGGGAGCGCTACAGTGAAACAGATGGATAAGCTAATTGTACAGCAGATCTACAAGGAGTTCCCACAGATCTGTCAGAACCAGGACTAA